One Euphorbia lathyris chromosome 1, ddEupLath1.1, whole genome shotgun sequence DNA segment encodes these proteins:
- the LOC136211085 gene encoding small ribosomal subunit protein uS9m-like: MLSRFLPKSSHIRLLSNLYSKSPSISVPPRISNSNFILRPFSSNHGNGNGNGNIRDEVSASSTWKLNGEDDDDKLDSLFALDSKDSVSSNHGNNGDQVSASSTWNLNGEDDDKLDSVFALDSKDGVAGISHSPATEERSWLEEEDGDEGSRIFEEVEKDYEARAAGHGDNEWLTSEGHSMWNLEEGEDDKVSKVFDIGEIGTSTSETRSESNVSEEQKILESEKKELTAILKGPNRAFGDLVAASGISDDMLDSLIALKDFEGIEGLPPLSQIEDMRYEKNTRKSARAEIERQKQEEVAKARVRQVDEKGRAYGTGRRKCSIARVWIQPGEGKFVVNDKQFDVYFPMLDHRAALLRPFSETKTLGLWDIDCTVKGGGVSGQVGAIQLGISRALQNWEPDLRPPLKTCGFLTRDPRVVERKKPGKAKARKSFQWVKR; encoded by the exons ATGCTTTCTCGTTTCCTCCCTAAATCTTCCCATATACGTCTACTATCCAATCTCTATTCCAAGTCTCCTTCAATTTCTGTTCCTCCTCGCATATCTAATTCCAATTTCATTCTCAGACCATTTTCCAGCAATCACGGCAACGGCAACGGCAATGGCAATATCAGAGACGAAGTTTCTGCCTCTAGCACATGGAAACTcaatggagaagatgatgatgataagTTAGACTCATTATTCGCCCTTGATTCCAAAGACTCGGTTTCCAGCAATCACGGCAACAACGGCGACCAAGTATCTGCCTCTAGCACATGGAATCTcaatggagaagatgatgataaGTTAGACTCAGTTTTCGCCCTTGATTCCAAAGACGGAGTTGCCGGAATTTCTCATTCTCCAGCGACTGAAGAGCGGTCATGGTTAGAGGAGGAAGATGGAGACGAAGGAAGTCGTATATTTGAGGAAGTTGAGAAAGATTATGAGGCGAGGGCTGCCGGTCATGGAGACAACGAGTGGCTGACGTCGGAAGGACACTCTATGTGGAACTTAGAGGAAGGGGAGGATGATAAGGTCAGTAAGGTCTTTGATATTGGAGAGATTGGAACCAGTACTAGTGAAACTCGGAGCGAGAGCAATGTGAGCGAGGAGCAGAAGATACTTGAGAGCGAGAAGAAGGAACTCACTGCTATTCTGAAAG GTCCAAATCGTGCTTTTGGAGACCTCGTTGCAGCATCAGGAATCTCAGATGACATGCTAGACAGTTTGATTGCCTTGAAGGATTTTGAAGGAATTGAGGGATTGCCTCCTCTAAGTCAAATAGAAGATATGCGTTATGAAAAGAATACAAGAAAGTCAGCAAGAGCTGAAATAGAGCGTCAGAAACAGGAAGAAGTTGCCAAAGCTAGAGTAAGACAAGTAGATGAGAAAGGTAGAGCATATGGAACTGGAAGAAGGAAATGTAGTATTGCTCGTGTTTGGATTCAACCTGGTGAAGGAAAATTCGTAGTTAACGATAAACAATTTGATGTTTATTTTCCAATGCTTGATCATCGAGCTGCCCTTTTGCGACCATTTTCTGAAACAAAGACCTTGGGTCTTTGGGATATTGACTGTACTGTGAAAGGAGGTGGTGTTTCAG GTCAAGTTGGAGCTATTCAACTAGGGATCAGCAGGGCCTTGCAAAATTGGGAACCAGATCTACGTCCTCCCCTCAAAACTT GTGGATTCTTGACGAGAGATCCACGTGTGGTGGAAAGGAAAAAACCAGGAAAAGCAAAAGCAAGAAAGAGTTTCCAATGGGTAAAGCGTTGA